The Pseudomonas cucumis sequence TATTGTTTCAGGGGTGAACAATAAAAGTGGCGGGGGCGAGTTTATCTTCACAATGGATAAACTCACTTATTCAGGAGAGAGCAAAGGGGCGTTCAATGCATTAAGAATCGTCGATATTCCGAAAGGCGAGATACCTGACAAAGACAATGCGGTATCAGGTTTTTGGGCTCCTCAGGGCGGTTATGTTGATATACCTCTAAAACCCACGGGAACCGATCCTGATCATGTGTTCACGCCAGGTTTCAGTGGTTGTTCCCTGACGGTGGATCAACTAAACGACAACGTGCTTCGCGTTCGACACGTGGAGGGTTCGAAGGAGAACGCGCAATACAATGAACTTTCTTCTGGGGAGCATGGGATGGGGCTCAGCGCGGCGATGGAGTTTCAGGACTACGGATATGCCTCGAACGAGCAAGGCCAACAGGAACAAGTCACAACCGGCTTCGCCTTTATGAAATACGATCGAAAACAACAGGTCTGGAATATTCACTATCAGACTATTCAAGGGTCGAGCAGTATCGAACGCTACGCGCCAGGCAAAACGGGATTGTTCAATCGCTCGAACGCTGCTGTTTCCGTTTATTCACAGACGAAGGTCAGAAAAACCATGGCCATGCAGGTGGTCACAGCCAAAAAACGAGGCAATAAATAAAAAAGCCCCCGCCCAACCCACTGCGGATAGGGACGCAGCGGGCTGGACGGGGGCTTTTTGTTTTACTGAGCGTTACTGCGCGATGGTTTTCACCGACACGCCGCGCTCGATCGGGGTGGAGCGACCGTAGATATCTTCAAACCGCTCGATATCGTCTTCACCCAGGTAGCTGCCCGATTGCACTTCGATGATTTCCAGCGAGATCTTGCCCGGATTGCGCAAGCGGTGGACCGAGGCGATCGGGATGTAGGTCGACTGGTTTTCAGTGAGCAGGAACACGTTTTCGTCACAGGTCACTTCGGCGGTGCCGCTGACCACGATCCAGTGTTCGGCGCGGTGGTGGTGCATCTGCAGCGACAGGCACGCACCTGGCTTGACCGAGATGCGCTTGACCTGGAAGCGGCCGCCCATGTCCACCGAGTCGTAGGAGCCCCACGGGCGATAGACTTCGCAGTGGTTCTGGGTTTCGCTGCGACCCTGCTCATTGAGGGTGTTGACCATCTGTTTGACGCCTTGGACCTTGTCCTTGTGGACGATCATCATGGCGTCCTTGGTTTCGACCACCACGATGTTTTCCAGGCCGATCACCGACACCAGTTTACCGTTGCCGTGGATCATGCAGTTCTTGCTGTCCTGGATGACCACGTCGCCTTTGGTGACGTTGCCGTTGGCGTCCTTTTCATTGACTTCCCACAGCGACGACCAGCAACCGACATCGCTCCAGCCTGCGGTCAGTGGTACTACGCAGGCACGCTGGGTTTTTTCCATCACCGAGTAGTCGATGGAGTTGTCCGGGCAGCAGGCGAAGGTGGCAGGATCGATATCGACGGTGTCGGCATCCTGTGCGCTACGTTCCAGCGTCAGTACGCAGGTGTCGTAGATATCCGGATCGTGTTTTTTCAGTTCTTCGAGGAAACGGCTGGCGCGGAACAGGAACATGCCGCTGTTCCAGAAGTAACCACCGGACTGAACGAACTCGGTGGCGCGTTTCACGTCGGGTTTTTCGACGAAGTGCGAGACACGGCTGACGCCTTCCGGCAGCAGGGCATCGTTGGTGGATTTGATGTAGCCGTAACCGGTTTCCGGTTTGGTAGCCGGCACGCCGAACAACACCATTTCGCCACGCTCGGCTGCCACAGTGGCCAGGGCCAGGGCGCGTTGCAGGGCTTTCTGGTCTTCCAGCACGTGGTCGGCCGGCAGCACCAGCATCAACTCGTCGCGACCTTCATTGACCAGCATCATCGCGGTCAGGGCCACTGCTGGCGAGGTGTTGCGGCCGAAGGGTTCCATCAGAATGCGCTGGGTGTCCAGGTTGCGGGCGCTCAACTGCTCGTTGACGATGAAACGGTGTTCCTTGTTACACACCACGATCGGGGTGTCCATGCCTTCGAACACCAGGCGTTCGAGGGTTTGCTGGAACAGCGTTTGTTCGCCGGTCAGGGCGAGGAATTGCTTGGGGAACTGCTTACGGGAAAGCGGCCAAAGACGTGAGCCGCTACCACCTGACAAGATCACCGGAATCATGTTGTTACTCCTTCAAATCGATTGGTTAGAGCTACTGCGTTCTGTCGTTTCACTCTTGTTCTTGTTCCGTGTCCGAATCGACGCCTTGGTCCTCTGTGGGAGCTGGCTTGCCTGCGATGGCATCACCTCGGAGTATCTGTTGCACCGAGTTGTCTGCATCGCGGGCAAGCCCGGCTCCCACAGGGATATGGGTCAATCCGGCAAATGTGTTAGCGCGTCGAAACCGGGCGTTTTACCCACACTGGCGACAGGCTGCTGCCTTTGCCGGTGACGTACAGCACCGCGGCTTCACCACGTTCCAGGGCAACCGGTTTCACGTCACCGACTTTGGTGGCGCCGTCGTACAGAGCCAGGCTGACTTTCACCGGGTTGATTTCACGCTCGCCACGGCCCTTGGCCGCCACGGACGGGACCACTTCGGTCTTGCCGTCGGCGGTTTTCAGGGTCAGCGCCTTGTCGCTGAGGTTCTGTACGCGAACCAGGGATTTCTGCTTGTTCTTGAACGGCGGCTCTTCGATCAGTTGCGGCGCGCCGCTGGCGTTGTTGACCAGGGTGTAATAGTGGTCGCCGGCCAATTTCACCGGCAGGGTCTGGCTGCCGACCTTGGCGCTGTAATCGCCGCCCGGCATGAAGCTGAAGTCGGTGCTGGACAGCGGCGCGACTTCGCTCAGGTTAGTGGTGCCAACGGTGGCGCTGACTTCAGCGTTACCGGCGTTGAAGACCCGCACGAAACTGGAGCCTTTTGGTGCGGTCGGGCCGTAGAGGGCCGCGTCGCCAGCGAAGGCGGACATCGACAACACGCTCATGCCAGCAACGAGTGCGAAGGTCTTGGCGAGACGGCGAGGAGTAGTAGTGAAAGTCATGGTAGAACCTCTCTCTTTCAGTTTTGCGCCCGGTCGGGCGTCTCGGATTTAGTGTTTGCAGCTACGTTTTGTTGGCGTGCGCCGGCTTGTTTAAGCTCTGCGACCCACTGCGGGTCGGCGTCACCGATTTCGTTGTTCACAGGCAGATATCGTTCAGGGAACTCCCAGATCAGCACTTGTGGCGGACTGTTCTTGAAGGCATCGCTTTTCAGGTAGCTGAGCATCGGCAGAATCGGGCCATGGCCGTCTTCGGCGTAACTGACCACGTCGCTGTGCAGCGCTTCTTTCAGCGCACCGATGAAGTTCCAGTTCGGGTTGGCGCTGTAGCTGGTGCCGATCAGGGCCACCGGCACTTCAGTGTTGGCGAACAGGGCGTCGTCACCGGCAGCCTGATCCTGGGCAGCCACGGTGTTGCGCTTCTGCAAAGGTTCTGGCGCCGGCATCAGGTTTTCGAACAGCGGGTCCAGCGGCAGGAACAACCGCAGGTCACCCTTGTGCGTCACCTTCTCCGCAGGTTCGGTGACGAAGTTTTGCGGTTCGCCGCTGAGCGGAGCCTTGTCGGCAATGGTTTTGGCCAGAGTCTCGGCAGCGATTTGCGCGCCTTCCGGGGTCCAGTGAGTGTCGGTGCGCAGGAACACTTGCTGACCGTTCTGCTTGCCCTTTTGCAGCGGGCCGAGCAGGTCAGGGGCGAGGATCTTGTTGGCCGCCACACGAGCGTGGAAATCCTTGTACAGATTGGTGTGGATACTCGCCGGCTTCACTTCACCCAGATGTTCCGGGTACAGACGCGTCTTGGCCGGGACAATCGCCATCACCAGTTGCACGCCTTGTTTTTTCAAGGTCTGGCGCACGCCTTCGACCAGCGCGTAGTTGCCTTGCAGGTTCAACTCTTCGTTGACGATCGGGTGAAACTCTTCATCGCTGTAGAGCCACTGATCGCGACCGAGCACCACGCCCGGACGGCCTTCGTTGAACAGTTTGAAATCCAGCGCGGCCCAAAGGTTGGTGCCCAGGCGCTTGATCGGGAACTCGTCGTCGTAGTGCGTCTCGACGGCTTTGCTCCAGCGACCGTTGAGCACGGTCGCATCGGCGTTGGTACTGAAGCCGAAGAAGCTGCGTACCGACCACACGCCCAGGACCAGCAAGGTCACCAGGAACAGGGCGATGTAGAAGATGCGTAATGAGCGGGTCATAGTCAGATCCCTCAGAACTGGAAGTAAAGGAACGGCGAGAAGCTTTGCGCCGAGAGTTTGAGAATCGAGGCGATGAACAGCAGCAGTACTAGCGTGCGCATCACGTAACGGGACCAGTCAGCGGTCCAGTAGGCCGGTTGCACAGTCGCTTCAACGCCGACGGTGTAACCCGGTTCGTGGATGCTGCCCGGGTTGTCACCCGGTACGGCTTTGATCATTCCAGGCGTAGCGGCGGCAGGGCCATCGGCCTCGACGTTCACAACAGGCTTGGTCTTCTCAGGCGGCAGGTTGCTGTAGAAATCACGGATGCCGAAGAACGCCAGGGTTGCGTAAGCCACCACCAGGGTTGCCACTTGCAGACCGGTGAGGCTGGCCTGGTTGAGTTCCGACAACGACCATTCGCCGAAGCTGAACATGGCGCCGTACATGCGACCGGCGACGTGCAGGTTTTCTGCGCGGAAGATCACCCAACCCATCACCACCAGCAGGAAGGTCAGCGCCCAACGGATCGGGTTGATGCTGCGCGGCGAAGTGTTCAGGCCGAGGGCTTTTTCGATCGCCAGCCACATGCCGTGCCAGGCACCCCAGATGATGTAAGTGATGTTCGCACCGTGCCACAGACCACCGAGCAGCATGGTCAGGAACAGGTTGCGATAAGTCATCAGCGTGCCTTTACGGTTACCGCCGAGGGTGATGTACAGATAGTCACGCAACCAGGTCGACAGGCTGATGTGCCAGCGACGCCAGAACTCGGTGATCGACTGGCTGATGTACGGCTGTTTGAAGTTTTCCATGAAGCGGAAACCCATCATCAAGCCCAGGCCGATGGCCATGTCGCTGTAACCGGAGAAGTCGAAATACAACTGCGCGGTGTAGGCGAGGGCGCCCAGCCAGGCGTCACCCGTGGTCGGGTTCTGCAAGGCGAAGCAATGGTCAGCCACCACCGCCAGGGTGTCGGCGATGAAGACCTTCTTGATGAAACCCTGCATGAACCGCGTGGCACCTTCGGAGAACTTGTCGAGGGTGTGGGTGCGGTTGTTGAACTGGTCGGCCAGGTCACGGAAACGCAACACGGGGCCCGCGATCAAGTGCGGGAAGATCGCCACGAATGCGGCAAAGTCGATCAGGTTGCGGGTCGCCGGGGTATCACCACGGTAGACGTCGATGATGTAGCTGATGGACTCGAAGATGTAGAACGAGATCCCGATCGGCAACAGCACATGGGTCAGGATGAACGGCGAAAGACCGACTGAGGTCATCATCGCGTTGATGCTGTCCACGCCGAAGTTGGCGTACTTGAAGTA is a genomic window containing:
- a CDS encoding mannose-1-phosphate guanylyltransferase/mannose-6-phosphate isomerase, whose protein sequence is MIPVILSGGSGSRLWPLSRKQFPKQFLALTGEQTLFQQTLERLVFEGMDTPIVVCNKEHRFIVNEQLSARNLDTQRILMEPFGRNTSPAVALTAMMLVNEGRDELMLVLPADHVLEDQKALQRALALATVAAERGEMVLFGVPATKPETGYGYIKSTNDALLPEGVSRVSHFVEKPDVKRATEFVQSGGYFWNSGMFLFRASRFLEELKKHDPDIYDTCVLTLERSAQDADTVDIDPATFACCPDNSIDYSVMEKTQRACVVPLTAGWSDVGCWSSLWEVNEKDANGNVTKGDVVIQDSKNCMIHGNGKLVSVIGLENIVVVETKDAMMIVHKDKVQGVKQMVNTLNEQGRSETQNHCEVYRPWGSYDSVDMGGRFQVKRISVKPGACLSLQMHHHRAEHWIVVSGTAEVTCDENVFLLTENQSTYIPIASVHRLRNPGKISLEIIEVQSGSYLGEDDIERFEDIYGRSTPIERGVSVKTIAQ
- a CDS encoding alginate O-acetyltransferase AlgF produces the protein MTFTTTPRRLAKTFALVAGMSVLSMSAFAGDAALYGPTAPKGSSFVRVFNAGNAEVSATVGTTNLSEVAPLSSTDFSFMPGGDYSAKVGSQTLPVKLAGDHYYTLVNNASGAPQLIEEPPFKNKQKSLVRVQNLSDKALTLKTADGKTEVVPSVAAKGRGEREINPVKVSLALYDGATKVGDVKPVALERGEAAVLYVTGKGSSLSPVWVKRPVSTR
- a CDS encoding alginate O-acetyltransferase — protein: MTRSLRIFYIALFLVTLLVLGVWSVRSFFGFSTNADATVLNGRWSKAVETHYDDEFPIKRLGTNLWAALDFKLFNEGRPGVVLGRDQWLYSDEEFHPIVNEELNLQGNYALVEGVRQTLKKQGVQLVMAIVPAKTRLYPEHLGEVKPASIHTNLYKDFHARVAANKILAPDLLGPLQKGKQNGQQVFLRTDTHWTPEGAQIAAETLAKTIADKAPLSGEPQNFVTEPAEKVTHKGDLRLFLPLDPLFENLMPAPEPLQKRNTVAAQDQAAGDDALFANTEVPVALIGTSYSANPNWNFIGALKEALHSDVVSYAEDGHGPILPMLSYLKSDAFKNSPPQVLIWEFPERYLPVNNEIGDADPQWVAELKQAGARQQNVAANTKSETPDRAQN
- a CDS encoding MBOAT family O-acyltransferase yields the protein MVFSSNVFLFLFLPIFLGMYYLSGIRYRNLLLLIASYVFYAWWRVDFLALFAAVTLWNYWIGLKVGAAGVRTKPAQRWLLLGVGVDLCILGYFKYANFGVDSINAMMTSVGLSPFILTHVLLPIGISFYIFESISYIIDVYRGDTPATRNLIDFAAFVAIFPHLIAGPVLRFRDLADQFNNRTHTLDKFSEGATRFMQGFIKKVFIADTLAVVADHCFALQNPTTGDAWLGALAYTAQLYFDFSGYSDMAIGLGLMMGFRFMENFKQPYISQSITEFWRRWHISLSTWLRDYLYITLGGNRKGTLMTYRNLFLTMLLGGLWHGANITYIIWGAWHGMWLAIEKALGLNTSPRSINPIRWALTFLLVVMGWVIFRAENLHVAGRMYGAMFSFGEWSLSELNQASLTGLQVATLVVAYATLAFFGIRDFYSNLPPEKTKPVVNVEADGPAAATPGMIKAVPGDNPGSIHEPGYTVGVEATVQPAYWTADWSRYVMRTLVLLLFIASILKLSAQSFSPFLYFQF